One Acidobacteriota bacterium DNA window includes the following coding sequences:
- a CDS encoding sigma-70 family RNA polymerase sigma factor → MNPRFTMEDFESVALPHMNDLYRTARRVIGNVTEAEDIVQETFLQAWKSFHRFEAGTNCRAWLFKILFHVVSHHRRKWFRLGQATEQQEEMMAKVAAEEPVPQDLCDEEVLAAFAKLPEHYRAVIMLADVQEFSYKEVAEIAGIPIGTVMSRLSRGRKLLQNELSTFAAGYGIRHAAPLGIEAVA, encoded by the coding sequence ATGAACCCCAGATTCACCATGGAAGATTTTGAATCCGTTGCCTTGCCGCACATGAACGATTTGTATCGAACGGCTCGCCGCGTGATTGGCAACGTCACCGAAGCCGAGGACATTGTCCAGGAAACATTCTTGCAGGCTTGGAAATCGTTTCATCGCTTTGAGGCGGGAACTAATTGCCGTGCCTGGTTGTTCAAGATTTTGTTTCATGTGGTGTCGCATCACCGCCGCAAATGGTTTCGATTGGGCCAGGCTACCGAACAGCAGGAAGAAATGATGGCTAAAGTCGCCGCCGAAGAACCCGTTCCGCAAGATCTGTGTGATGAAGAGGTCCTGGCGGCGTTTGCCAAATTGCCGGAACATTATCGCGCAGTAATCATGCTGGCCGATGTACAGGAGTTTTCATACAAGGAAGTTGCCGAAATCGCTGGCATTCCGATTGGCACGGTGATGTCTCGATTGAGCCGTGGCAGGAAGTTGCTGCAAAACGAACTATCCACTTTCGCCGCCGGTTACGGCATCAGACACGCTGCACCCCTCGGCATTGAAGCAGTCGCCTGA